The Leadbettera azotonutricia ZAS-9 genome has a window encoding:
- a CDS encoding uroporphyrinogen decarboxylase family protein, giving the protein MGKMTMTPMERVMAAINGRDFDVFPAINPTSVAIAKSMEVSGVYFPSAHLNVIEMAELAAVGHDYFGFDSAAPYFSVHLEAAALGAQVDWNDAANTPVVTKKPMRRVDDFSLPPSFLHRSEFQKLLKAIGILKNKYKGKVPVIGKVVGPWTLAYNLYGVENLVLDTILEPEKTKELIRELSLVPLEFAKAQFDAGADMITWADHVTSDLVSASIYEEFLLPIHIKAAQTLQSRGPVILHICGNVMDRLDCIARTGFSLFHMDSRNNISAAVKQLSASITLTGCINNPVTLAQGTPATVREEVEANLKSGIRLISPECALPSSVPGENLKQLVETVHRFSPGKTPGSLLS; this is encoded by the coding sequence ATGGGAAAAATGACGATGACGCCGATGGAACGGGTCATGGCGGCTATTAATGGCCGGGATTTTGATGTATTCCCGGCCATTAACCCCACCTCGGTGGCTATTGCAAAGTCCATGGAGGTGTCGGGGGTTTATTTTCCGTCAGCCCATCTCAATGTCATTGAAATGGCTGAACTTGCCGCCGTAGGCCATGACTATTTCGGTTTTGATTCGGCGGCTCCCTATTTTTCGGTTCACCTGGAGGCCGCCGCCCTCGGGGCCCAGGTGGACTGGAACGACGCAGCCAATACGCCGGTGGTCACAAAAAAACCGATGAGGCGGGTTGACGACTTCAGTCTTCCCCCGTCGTTTCTCCACCGCAGCGAATTTCAAAAGCTGCTTAAAGCTATCGGGATACTTAAAAACAAATACAAGGGCAAGGTTCCGGTAATCGGCAAAGTCGTGGGGCCCTGGACCCTGGCGTATAACCTGTACGGTGTCGAGAACCTCGTGCTTGATACGATTCTGGAACCTGAAAAAACCAAGGAGCTGATACGGGAACTTTCGCTTGTACCCCTCGAATTTGCCAAGGCCCAGTTTGACGCCGGCGCCGATATGATCACCTGGGCCGACCATGTAACCTCGGACCTGGTAAGCGCCAGTATCTACGAGGAATTTCTGCTGCCCATTCATATCAAGGCGGCCCAGACCCTGCAAAGCCGCGGCCCGGTGATCCTGCATATTTGCGGCAATGTAATGGACCGGCTCGACTGCATCGCTCGTACCGGTTTCAGCCTCTTTCACATGGATTCCCGGAACAATATAAGCGCCGCCGTAAAGCAGCTGTCAGCTTCCATTACCCTTACCGGCTGCATCAACAACCCTGTTACCCTTGCCCAAGGCACCCCGGCTACGGTACGGGAAGAAGTGGAAGCCAACCTGAAAAGCGGCATACGCCTTATCTCGCCCGAATGCGCCCTTCCCTCATCGGTACCTGGCGAAAACCTCAAGCAGCTTGTTGAAACAGTGCACCGCTTCAGCCCCGGCAAGACACCGGGAAGTCTTTTAAGCTGA
- a CDS encoding ATP-binding protein, giving the protein MYERQLVKQLISRMRENRRFIQIITGPRQSGKTTAVTQALDSIKSPYHYISADDPIASSPEWLGNEWEQARLMQKKTGKDTILAVDEIQKVKQWSSIVKKLWDEDSRKKIPIKLILTGSSSLLIQKGLTESLQGRFEILYSPHWSYSECRNAFGYTLEDFLFFGGYPGAAVLRNDENRWARYIGASIVEPTIANDILFMEEVRKPALLRSLFNLGAAYSAQELSYTKIMGQLIDAGNTVTLAHYLDLLEKANMLCGLHKYSPQKIQERKSSPRLMVFDTSLMTYSEGSSRKRLLSDPIKKGHLVESAVGAYLLARSKEEGFEVYWWRERDDEVDFVLQKNQKLTAIEVKSGRVKKTGGSIEFKKKYPQALLFTIGSANFGLEDFLSGKTGLFK; this is encoded by the coding sequence ATGTACGAGCGGCAGCTGGTAAAACAGCTAATAAGCAGAATGCGTGAAAACCGGCGATTTATTCAAATCATAACCGGACCCCGCCAGTCGGGAAAGACTACTGCTGTGACCCAAGCCCTGGATTCCATAAAAAGCCCTTATCATTATATCAGTGCCGACGATCCTATAGCTTCTTCTCCCGAATGGCTTGGCAATGAATGGGAGCAAGCCCGTTTGATGCAAAAGAAAACAGGCAAAGATACCATTTTGGCTGTCGATGAAATCCAAAAGGTCAAACAGTGGTCATCAATAGTCAAAAAACTATGGGACGAGGACAGCCGGAAAAAAATACCCATAAAGCTTATCCTGACCGGATCATCCAGTCTATTAATTCAAAAGGGCCTCACTGAATCCCTCCAGGGACGCTTTGAAATACTCTATAGTCCCCATTGGAGTTATTCCGAGTGCCGGAATGCCTTTGGGTATACCCTGGAAGATTTTTTGTTTTTTGGAGGCTATCCGGGGGCTGCCGTATTAAGGAATGACGAAAACAGGTGGGCACGATATATCGGCGCTTCTATCGTAGAACCGACTATAGCCAATGATATCCTTTTTATGGAAGAAGTACGCAAACCGGCGCTGCTGCGTTCCCTTTTCAATCTTGGCGCAGCCTATTCGGCCCAGGAATTGTCATATACGAAAATAATGGGGCAGCTTATAGACGCAGGAAACACCGTTACCCTGGCGCATTATCTGGACCTGCTGGAAAAAGCAAATATGCTTTGCGGCCTGCACAAGTATTCTCCCCAAAAAATTCAGGAAAGAAAAAGCTCCCCCAGGCTTATGGTTTTTGACACTTCCCTTATGACCTACTCGGAAGGAAGCTCCCGTAAAAGGCTTTTAAGCGACCCTATAAAAAAGGGCCATCTTGTAGAAAGCGCGGTCGGGGCATACCTCCTGGCGAGGTCAAAGGAAGAAGGCTTTGAAGTATACTGGTGGCGGGAACGCGATGATGAAGTGGATTTTGTTCTGCAAAAAAATCAAAAATTAACTGCCATAGAAGTTAAAAGCGGAAGGGTCAAGAAAACCGGGGGCAGTATCGAATTCAAGAAAAAATATCCTCAAGCCCTGTTATTCACCATTGGAAGCGCCAATTTTGGACTTGAGGATTTTCTCTCGGGTAAGACAGGGCTTTTCAAATAA
- a CDS encoding PucR family transcriptional regulator: MVGNSVIHVTNEEGRILASTESKRMGTKSSTAQYIIQVLRPAAIKSAEFVAYGTPIYFNKELSGCVVIRGPADSAPRQGELIRVSIESALEYEYYMRNREQNEDGTASIALMLLSDKIDAERLVPLMNKHELDNMLLRSVLCISLKFHQTSYFNINLNLGYQAGIERIRAEAVKRIKANRYLNSQDIVYVYDGNTIVIIKSFIPVSDYSRIYLSLDKICQDVARTLSEFSAFSFGISYGNVSYGINELKKSLQEAMEIISIGQRTQPKEQLFILEHILFDNICHYLYPQIVNKLIEPAISKLTKKDGSIQQDLISCAEAFVDNCMSFSRTAQNTMLHRNTINSRLAKLTSLTGLDPAHSFRDAFIIKMLATYIRQNK, from the coding sequence ATGGTAGGAAATTCAGTCATCCATGTTACCAACGAAGAAGGGAGAATACTCGCTTCGACAGAGTCCAAACGCATGGGGACCAAAAGCAGCACCGCCCAGTATATCATACAGGTTTTGCGCCCGGCGGCCATCAAAAGCGCTGAATTCGTGGCCTATGGTACGCCAATCTACTTTAACAAGGAACTTTCCGGCTGCGTGGTGATACGCGGCCCTGCGGATTCCGCTCCCCGGCAGGGCGAGCTGATACGGGTTTCCATAGAAAGCGCCCTGGAATATGAATACTATATGCGGAACAGGGAGCAGAACGAGGACGGAACGGCCTCTATTGCGCTCATGCTTCTCAGCGATAAAATAGACGCCGAAAGGCTCGTCCCCCTGATGAATAAACATGAGCTGGATAACATGCTGCTCCGTTCGGTACTCTGCATATCCCTTAAATTCCATCAGACCAGCTACTTCAACATCAATCTCAACCTGGGCTACCAGGCCGGCATAGAGCGGATCAGAGCCGAAGCGGTCAAGCGGATCAAGGCAAACCGTTATCTCAATTCCCAGGACATTGTGTATGTCTACGACGGCAATACCATCGTCATTATTAAATCATTCATCCCGGTAAGCGATTATTCCCGTATCTATCTGTCCCTTGATAAAATCTGCCAGGATGTTGCCAGGACCCTTTCGGAATTCAGCGCCTTCTCATTCGGCATTTCATATGGGAATGTTTCCTACGGCATCAATGAGCTTAAGAAGAGTCTCCAGGAAGCCATGGAGATTATCAGCATAGGGCAGCGGACGCAGCCCAAGGAACAGCTCTTTATCCTGGAACATATTCTTTTCGATAATATCTGCCATTACCTTTACCCCCAGATCGTCAACAAACTCATTGAACCTGCCATTTCCAAACTGACCAAAAAGGACGGCAGCATCCAGCAGGATTTGATTTCCTGCGCCGAAGCCTTTGTCGATAACTGCATGAGTTTTTCCCGGACCGCACAGAATACGATGCTCCACCGGAATACCATCAACTCCCGGCTCGCCAAGTTAACTTCTTTGACGGGCCTTGATCCGGCGCACAGCTTTCGGGACGCCTTTATCATTAAAATGCTGGCAACCTATATCCGGCAGAATAAGTAA
- a CDS encoding uroporphyrinogen decarboxylase family protein, which translates to MHDKMSPKERVMAIFKRQETDKAAVINPTSILTMDTLKKIGLKNPDVHIDAEKMAAAAGACQELCGFDSVMPKFSVVHSAAALGATVDWQSDDLMPVIRQHPITEPEQFKMPGDFLDKPEIKVILDALRLLKKRYGDTIAIIGKVFGPWTTAYNLCGTQEFLIETALDPEKAARYLEVFTPPPVIFAEAQFDAGADIVLWCDHVSGDLCSPKAYADLLLPVHQKITGGLLKKKGPLIHHACGKTTDRIKYFAESGFDAFHFDSRNNTKDALREAGGKILLTGAVCNNGVLFGGTPDDVRTQVRQLLDDGIRLISPECAIPLKTPNENLRAIRRAVDEYYSQAETVV; encoded by the coding sequence ATGCATGATAAAATGAGTCCAAAAGAAAGGGTCATGGCGATCTTTAAACGCCAGGAAACAGACAAGGCGGCAGTCATTAATCCTACTTCCATACTAACAATGGATACGTTGAAAAAGATTGGCCTTAAAAATCCTGATGTTCATATTGACGCCGAAAAAATGGCTGCCGCTGCCGGAGCCTGCCAGGAATTGTGCGGTTTTGATTCCGTTATGCCGAAGTTCAGTGTCGTCCATTCCGCCGCTGCCCTTGGCGCAACCGTCGATTGGCAGTCGGACGATTTGATGCCTGTCATCAGGCAGCACCCGATCACAGAGCCTGAGCAATTTAAAATGCCTGGGGATTTTCTTGATAAACCGGAAATCAAGGTTATACTTGATGCGCTGCGTCTGTTAAAGAAACGCTATGGCGATACCATCGCCATCATTGGAAAGGTATTTGGCCCATGGACGACCGCATACAACCTGTGCGGCACCCAGGAATTCCTGATTGAAACTGCCCTTGATCCCGAAAAAGCCGCCAGGTATCTTGAGGTATTTACGCCGCCCCCTGTAATTTTTGCAGAAGCCCAATTCGATGCGGGCGCGGATATTGTCCTGTGGTGCGACCATGTAAGCGGCGATCTCTGTTCGCCTAAAGCCTATGCGGATCTGCTCCTGCCGGTTCACCAGAAGATAACCGGCGGCCTTTTGAAAAAGAAGGGTCCCCTTATTCACCATGCCTGCGGAAAAACAACAGACCGGATAAAATATTTTGCCGAATCAGGTTTTGACGCATTCCATTTTGATTCACGCAACAATACCAAAGACGCCCTGCGCGAAGCGGGCGGGAAAATTCTTCTTACCGGCGCGGTCTGCAATAATGGGGTTTTGTTTGGCGGAACCCCTGATGATGTGCGTACCCAGGTGCGGCAGCTTCTTGATGATGGCATCAGGCTGATATCCCCCGAATGCGCCATACCCTTAAAAACACCCAACGAAAACCTTCGGGCAATCCGCAGGGCGGTCGATGAGTATTATAGCCAGGCGGAAACTGTAGTATAA
- a CDS encoding FKBP-type peptidyl-prolyl cis-trans isomerase produces MLKINMNIAKNTIVSFDYTLTDDSNQILDSSSEGEPLVYLHGYGNIIPGLEEAMEGHGTGDSFKVHVPAASAYGERDEQLITSIPKDRFEGETVEEGMEFQAQTPDGYRVVTVTGVAGDQVTIDGNHPLAGVDLNFDVAVKDIREASEEEIAHGHPHHAHDHHHDGEDCDSCGGCGHSH; encoded by the coding sequence GTGTTAAAAATCAATATGAATATTGCGAAAAACACGATAGTCAGCTTTGACTATACCCTTACGGACGATAGCAATCAAATTCTTGATTCCTCCTCAGAGGGCGAGCCCCTGGTTTACCTCCATGGGTATGGGAACATCATTCCCGGCCTTGAAGAAGCCATGGAAGGGCACGGCACAGGGGATAGCTTTAAGGTACACGTGCCTGCTGCCAGCGCTTACGGCGAAAGGGACGAACAGCTCATCACCAGTATTCCCAAGGATCGCTTCGAAGGCGAAACTGTGGAAGAGGGCATGGAGTTCCAGGCCCAGACCCCGGACGGCTACCGTGTGGTGACCGTGACCGGGGTTGCGGGGGATCAGGTTACCATAGACGGCAACCATCCCCTGGCTGGGGTGGATCTCAACTTTGATGTAGCGGTCAAGGATATTCGGGAAGCCAGCGAGGAAGAGATAGCCCATGGCCACCCTCACCATGCCCACGATCATCACCACGATGGCGAAGACTGCGACAGCTGCGGAGGCTGCGGGCACAGCCACTAA
- a CDS encoding GntP family permease yields the protein MYQVVLLILSVVLLLVLISKLRLHAFLALLLVSLLLGIAAGMPLTEVATQVAAGFGGTMQNIGIVIICGVIIGQILENTGGAQKIAASILKLVGMKKATLATAISGGVVSIPTFCDAGFVILNPVIRALSRSGNIPYMCLVTALMTGLLTTHSLVPPTPGPIAAAGILGADVGIVMIYGLIISIPVIGGTYLWCNSKFLKKKYPELAPIDAVNEEQNEKFKEIVAHAPSTFMSYMPIVVPIILIVIRSFVMQYAQKGPFWYDLVVFIGTPYIALLIGAFAAFLLPTKITEDVSDGWISKAISGAAEILLITGIAGCFGRILQTIGVGTIMADAIAGLSLPSIVLPFAISAIVLIAQGSATVALTTTAAIILPLLGSLNISPELAVIAIAGGSFCGVFPQGSYFWCVTKLAGYDIKKGYVAVTATTFIMGAIAFVSILILSFIVH from the coding sequence ATGTATCAAGTCGTTCTTCTTATTCTAAGCGTGGTTTTGCTTCTGGTGCTTATCTCTAAACTGCGGCTTCACGCATTCCTTGCGCTGCTGCTCGTTTCCCTGCTTTTGGGAATCGCCGCGGGCATGCCGCTTACCGAGGTCGCTACCCAGGTAGCCGCCGGTTTCGGCGGTACCATGCAAAACATCGGGATAGTAATTATCTGCGGTGTCATCATCGGGCAGATTCTGGAAAACACCGGGGGCGCGCAGAAAATCGCCGCGTCAATCCTCAAACTCGTGGGCATGAAAAAGGCAACCCTTGCTACGGCAATATCCGGCGGCGTCGTTTCCATTCCGACTTTCTGTGATGCAGGCTTTGTCATCCTCAATCCTGTTATCCGGGCTCTCTCGCGCAGCGGGAACATCCCCTACATGTGCCTCGTAACCGCTTTAATGACCGGGCTGCTCACCACCCACTCCCTCGTGCCGCCCACTCCGGGGCCCATCGCTGCGGCAGGCATACTCGGGGCCGATGTCGGCATCGTCATGATCTACGGCCTTATCATTTCCATTCCGGTTATCGGGGGAACCTACCTTTGGTGCAATTCCAAATTCTTAAAGAAAAAGTATCCCGAACTTGCCCCCATCGATGCGGTCAATGAGGAACAGAATGAGAAGTTTAAGGAAATTGTGGCCCATGCCCCCTCAACCTTCATGTCCTATATGCCCATCGTTGTTCCTATCATCCTTATCGTGATCCGCTCTTTTGTCATGCAGTATGCGCAAAAGGGGCCCTTCTGGTACGACCTTGTTGTTTTCATCGGGACTCCTTACATTGCTCTCCTCATCGGCGCCTTTGCGGCGTTCCTGCTGCCCACCAAGATCACCGAAGATGTAAGCGACGGCTGGATATCCAAAGCCATATCCGGCGCGGCGGAAATTCTCCTTATCACCGGTATCGCGGGCTGCTTCGGCCGCATACTCCAGACCATAGGCGTAGGCACAATCATGGCGGATGCGATTGCCGGTCTCAGTCTGCCTTCTATCGTACTGCCCTTCGCAATTTCGGCCATCGTGCTTATAGCCCAGGGTTCCGCAACTGTAGCCCTGACCACGACTGCCGCAATTATACTTCCGCTTTTGGGTTCCCTTAACATATCACCGGAACTTGCCGTTATCGCCATAGCCGGCGGCTCCTTCTGCGGCGTGTTCCCCCAGGGTTCCTATTTCTGGTGCGTAACCAAATTGGCGGGCTATGATATCAAGAAAGGATATGTAGCAGTAACGGCCACAACCTTTATAATGGGCGCTATAGCTTTTGTTTCTATTTTGATTTTGTCTTTCATTGTACATTAA
- a CDS encoding tetratricopeptide repeat protein, with protein MFRIILILLVFPLFEVFAQTGGTTGLDALQNYRRGRDLEAMNRLQESETYYNEAVRLCTDEISRNNATRDSYTVLTWTLQRQKKYADVIVWGERGLRLYSDEFRIVETMGEAYFYADDYAASQRFMQRYINSNPQGDRVSVAYFFLGEIFRLEGKFRHADMAYTTAVLLEPSLSLWWYRLGSVREAAGDFRPAAEAYEQAVRINPNYREASDGLARSRRQAG; from the coding sequence ATGTTTCGCATAATTTTAATTCTCCTAGTTTTTCCCCTGTTTGAAGTTTTTGCCCAGACAGGCGGAACAACCGGGCTTGACGCCCTGCAGAATTACCGCAGGGGCCGGGACCTCGAGGCCATGAACAGGCTGCAGGAGTCAGAAACCTATTACAACGAAGCGGTGCGGCTCTGCACTGATGAAATTTCCCGCAACAATGCCACCAGGGATTCCTATACCGTGCTCACCTGGACCCTCCAGCGTCAGAAAAAATATGCCGATGTCATCGTCTGGGGCGAGCGGGGCCTGCGCCTTTATTCGGACGAATTCCGCATTGTCGAAACCATGGGCGAAGCTTACTTTTATGCAGATGATTATGCTGCTTCCCAGAGGTTCATGCAGCGCTATATTAACAGCAACCCCCAGGGGGACAGGGTCTCGGTGGCTTATTTCTTCCTGGGCGAGATTTTCAGGCTCGAGGGGAAATTCCGCCACGCCGACATGGCTTATACAACGGCGGTTCTGCTGGAGCCTTCGCTTTCGCTCTGGTGGTACAGGCTTGGCTCAGTGAGGGAAGCGGCCGGCGATTTCAGACCAGCCGCCGAAGCCTACGAGCAGGCCGTGAGGATCAACCCCAACTACCGCGAAGCCTCTGACGGCCTCGCCCGTTCCCGCAGGCAGGCAGGCTAA